Proteins co-encoded in one Ziziphus jujuba cultivar Dongzao chromosome 9, ASM3175591v1 genomic window:
- the LOC107407553 gene encoding type III polyketide synthase B isoform X2 produces MGSEDTVQADSTKKANTGKATILALGKAFPHQLVMQDYLVDGYFRDTNCDDPELKRKLARLCRFIILSLLLFSRVYYDNHMDRKTTTVKTRYVVMSEEILKKYPELAIEGVPTVKQRLDICNNAVTQMAIEASQDCIKKWGRPVSDITHLVYVSSSEARLPGGDLYLARGLELKPETQRVLLYFAGCSGGVAGLRVAKDIAENNPGSRVLLATSETTIIGYKPPSADRPYDLVGVALFGDGAGAMVIGSDPVSGNEKPLFELHTAIQEFLPSTEKTIDGRLTEEGISFKLARELPQIIEDHVEGFCEKFMGILGFNHKEYNKMFWAVHPGGPAILNRIEKRLDLLPEKLNASRRALMDYGNASSNTIVYVLEYMMEESSKINKEDHGESEWGLILAFGPGITFEGILARNLTV; encoded by the exons ATGGGAAGCGAAGACACTGTGCAAGCCGATTCCACAAAGAAGGCCAACACTGGCAAAGCCACAATTCTGGCTCTTGGCAAGGCTTTTCCTCACCAACTTGTTATGCAAGACTATCTTGTTGATGGGTATTTCAGAGACACCAACTGTGATGATCCAGAACTCAAGCGCAAACTTGCTAGACTCTGTAGGTTCATCATACTTTCCTTGCTTTTATTTTCCCGAGTATACTATGATAACCACATGGATC GCAAGACAACAACAGTCAAAACAAGGTATGTGGTCATGTCAGAAGAGATCCTAAAGAAGTACCCAGAACTTGCCATTGAAGGCGTACCCACAGTCAAGCAAAGACTAGATATTTGCAACAATGCAGTGACACAGATGGCCATTGAAGCTTCACAAGATTGCATCAAGAAATGGGGAAGGCCTGTTTCAGACATAACCCACTTAGTCTATGTCTCTTCAAGTGAAGCTCGACTACCCGGTGGTGACCTTTACTTAGCAAGAGGACTTGAACTCAAACCTGAGACTCAGCGGGTCCTGCTGTACTTTGCAGGCTGTTCAGGAGGTGTGGCTGGTCTCCGCGTTGCAAAAGACATTGCTGAGAACAATCCAGGCAGTAGAGTTCTGCTCGCTACTTCTGAAACAACCATTATTGGCTACAAACCTCCAAGTGCAGACCGACCTTATGATCTGGTTGGTGTTGCACTCTTTGGAGATGGTGCTGGAGCAATGGTAATAGGGTCAGATCCAGTTTCAGGAAATGAAAAGCCTCTGTTTGAGCTTCACACAGCCATTCAGGAGTTCTTGCCTAGTACAGAAAAGACCATTGATGGAAGGCTCACCGAAGAAGGAATAAGCTTCAAGCTAGCAAGGGAACTTCCTCAGATAATTGAAGATCATGTAGAAGGATTCTGTGAAAAGTTTATGGGGATTTTGGGATTCAATCATAAGGAATACAATAAGATGTTTTGGGCCGTTCATCCAGGAGGACCTGCAATCTTGAACAGGATCGAAAAACGACTTGATTTGCTCCCAGAGAAGCTGAATGCGAGCAGAAGAGCTCTGATGGATTATGGAAATGCTAGCAGTAATACCATTGTTTATGTGCTGGAGTACATGATGGAAGAGAGCTCAAAGATCAACAAGGAAGATCATGGAGAGAGTGAATGGGGTTTGATCTTGGCTTTTGGACCTGGGATTACTTTTGAAGGAATTCTGGCCAGGAATCTTACTGTCTAA
- the LOC107407553 gene encoding type III polyketide synthase B isoform X1 has protein sequence MGSEDTVQADSTKKANTGKATILALGKAFPHQLVMQDYLVDGYFRDTNCDDPELKRKLARLCKTTTVKTRYVVMSEEILKKYPELAIEGVPTVKQRLDICNNAVTQMAIEASQDCIKKWGRPVSDITHLVYVSSSEARLPGGDLYLARGLELKPETQRVLLYFAGCSGGVAGLRVAKDIAENNPGSRVLLATSETTIIGYKPPSADRPYDLVGVALFGDGAGAMVIGSDPVSGNEKPLFELHTAIQEFLPSTEKTIDGRLTEEGISFKLARELPQIIEDHVEGFCEKFMGILGFNHKEYNKMFWAVHPGGPAILNRIEKRLDLLPEKLNASRRALMDYGNASSNTIVYVLEYMMEESSKINKEDHGESEWGLILAFGPGITFEGILARNLTV, from the exons ATGGGAAGCGAAGACACTGTGCAAGCCGATTCCACAAAGAAGGCCAACACTGGCAAAGCCACAATTCTGGCTCTTGGCAAGGCTTTTCCTCACCAACTTGTTATGCAAGACTATCTTGTTGATGGGTATTTCAGAGACACCAACTGTGATGATCCAGAACTCAAGCGCAAACTTGCTAGACTCT GCAAGACAACAACAGTCAAAACAAGGTATGTGGTCATGTCAGAAGAGATCCTAAAGAAGTACCCAGAACTTGCCATTGAAGGCGTACCCACAGTCAAGCAAAGACTAGATATTTGCAACAATGCAGTGACACAGATGGCCATTGAAGCTTCACAAGATTGCATCAAGAAATGGGGAAGGCCTGTTTCAGACATAACCCACTTAGTCTATGTCTCTTCAAGTGAAGCTCGACTACCCGGTGGTGACCTTTACTTAGCAAGAGGACTTGAACTCAAACCTGAGACTCAGCGGGTCCTGCTGTACTTTGCAGGCTGTTCAGGAGGTGTGGCTGGTCTCCGCGTTGCAAAAGACATTGCTGAGAACAATCCAGGCAGTAGAGTTCTGCTCGCTACTTCTGAAACAACCATTATTGGCTACAAACCTCCAAGTGCAGACCGACCTTATGATCTGGTTGGTGTTGCACTCTTTGGAGATGGTGCTGGAGCAATGGTAATAGGGTCAGATCCAGTTTCAGGAAATGAAAAGCCTCTGTTTGAGCTTCACACAGCCATTCAGGAGTTCTTGCCTAGTACAGAAAAGACCATTGATGGAAGGCTCACCGAAGAAGGAATAAGCTTCAAGCTAGCAAGGGAACTTCCTCAGATAATTGAAGATCATGTAGAAGGATTCTGTGAAAAGTTTATGGGGATTTTGGGATTCAATCATAAGGAATACAATAAGATGTTTTGGGCCGTTCATCCAGGAGGACCTGCAATCTTGAACAGGATCGAAAAACGACTTGATTTGCTCCCAGAGAAGCTGAATGCGAGCAGAAGAGCTCTGATGGATTATGGAAATGCTAGCAGTAATACCATTGTTTATGTGCTGGAGTACATGATGGAAGAGAGCTCAAAGATCAACAAGGAAGATCATGGAGAGAGTGAATGGGGTTTGATCTTGGCTTTTGGACCTGGGATTACTTTTGAAGGAATTCTGGCCAGGAATCTTACTGTCTAA